The following proteins are encoded in a genomic region of Diadema setosum chromosome 18, eeDiaSeto1, whole genome shotgun sequence:
- the LOC140242033 gene encoding lengsin-like, translating into MYRNKNCARFTSTPQKMSSLETVQALIVQNSIAAIRFEVVDIHGISHCRLVASRHFRDKAVDGASFCLRALVCDPKGDTFQGSGFLEDDDCITYPVFETFQVLVWCQSTARILVEPTIDGNLMPQFPRYVARKQLERLAEFGYSLFSSHVYEFYLVEEKTKEVVDKSYNYAATSRICKLEAFVNLLLACLPRAGVDVECIDSERAPGQIKVTYKPAFGVGSADNAHTFKTMVKEIARRNGYVATFMSKPWPDQRGSASYFCHSLWSLKEHRNMIYDSTSESNLSGVCEKWIAGILSHAQAITALMAPTVNCYSRFIPSSLAPINVSWGIENCTCAIRVKVKGPKGSLIENRIPSSGSNPYIVLAATVAAGLDGLASNIPLQAGTAGDAYEQMDFSMEFPELPTSLEQALSVLKSDAVITDALGKDFIDFYVAAKTHECELAKKASTGNDSWEEEMYFDTL; encoded by the coding sequence AATTGCGCAAGGTTTACCAGCACTCCACAAAAAATGTCGAGCCTTGAGACTGTGCAGGCCTTGATCGTGCAGAACAGCATCGCAGCGATTCGTTTTGAGGTGGTGGACATCCATGGCATCAGCCATTGCAGACTTGTTGCGTCTCGACACTTCCGCGACAAAGCAGTAGACGGGGCCAGTTTCTGTCTGAGGGCCTTAGTCTGCGATCCCAAGGGTGACACATTCCAGGGCAGTGGCTTCCTGGAAGATGATGATTGCATCACATACCCTGTGTTCGAGACTTTTCAGGTGCTTGTCTGGTGCCAGAGCACTGCCAGGATCCTGGTGGAGCCCACCATCGACGGCAACTTGATGCCGCAATTTCCGAGGTATGTTGCTCGCAAGCAGCTGGAGAGGTTGGCCGAATTTGGTTATTCCCTCTTCTCATCCCATGTGTATGAATTCTATCTGGTTGAGGAGAAGACCAAGGAAGTGGTGGACAAGAGCTACAACTATGCTGCCACATCCAGGATATGTAAACTTGAGGCCTTTGTGAACCTACTCCTAGCTTGTCTGCCCAGGGCTGGGGTAGATGTGGAATGCATAGATTCCGAGCGTGCTCCCGGTCAAATCAAGGTCACCTACAAGCCGGCCTTTGGAGTTGGGTCAGCCGACAATGCCCACACATTCAAAACAATGGTGAAGGAAATTGCCAGGAGGAATGGCTATGTAGCAACCTTCATGAGCAAGCCATGGCCTGACCAGCGAGGGAGCGCTTCGTATTTCTGTCACTCCCTTTGGAGTCTCAAAGAACACAGGAATATGATCTATGACTCTACATCTGAGTCCAATCTCTCTGGGGTGTGTGAGAAGTGGATTGCTGGAATTCTTTCCCATGCCCAAGCCATCACCGCATTGATGGCTCCAACAGTCAACTGCTACAGTCGCTTCATTCCCAGCTCCCTAGCACCAATCAATGTCTCATGGGGCATTGAAAATTGCACCTGTGCCATACGTGTGAAGGTGAAAGGTCCCAAGGGTTCCCTTATTGAGAATCGCATTCCCTCAAGTGGTAGTAATCCCTACATAGTTCTGGCAGCAACTGTTGCCGCGGGGCTTGATGGGCTAGCCAGCAACATACCGCTACAGGCAGGCACTGCTGGTGATGCGTACGAGCAAATGGACTTCTCAATGGAGTTTCCAGAGTTGCCGACAAGTCTTGAACAGGCCCTGAGTGTGCTGAAGTCAGATGCTGTCATAACAGATGCTCTAGGGAAAGACTTCATCGACTTTTATGTAGCTGCAAAAACTCATGAGTGTGAGCTGGCGAAGAAGGCCAGTACTGGCAATGACTCCTGGGAAGAGGAGATGTACTTTGATACTTTGTAA